The DNA segment TTGAAAGAAGGGAGAAAAGCATCTCCAGTGGCTGCATTTTCCCATTCTACTCTTGCCCACCAATCTTTTCTTCCCTTAATGGTGATTAGATTCCCTTTTGCACTGTCTAAGTTGAGAGGAAGCTTTTTCAGTTTTTGGCAATCATTTATAAAAAGATGTTTCAGACATGGAAAGGGTAGGGCATCCCAGTATATGCTCTTCAATTTTGGTAGATCGCCTAAATCAAGTGTTTCAAGCTTCAGAAATGGTTTAGGGTATGAAATCCCAATCAAACCTGTAACTTCACCAAGTTTTCTCTCACTCAATATTTCTTCCATTTTTGCACACACAATTATAGAAAGAGTCCTTAGATTTGGAGCAAGAATCAACCAACTCACGTCTCTCAATTCGTTACAGTAATAAATTTTAACTTCGCTCAATGTGTGAAAGCGTGAAGTATAATTAGTACTTGAAGAAACCCATGTATGCAGCTTTTCCATTTTCATCTCCTCCATATTTCCCCAGCTGATGAAATGTAGTGTTTGTAGACTCTCCAAATTTTCTAAGCATAAAACATTAAACACTTTTAATTCTCTAAAACCAGTAAGTAGTAATGCTTGGGTCGAACATCGAAACAAGTTAAAACTCAGGAAGTTTTCCAGACAAAGCAAGCTTTTTATTTGTACCCATAATATATTTAAACGTTGCAAACCTTTCAATTCCTCTATAAGCTTTTCATGACCCCCATTCAAAACATTGTCTTCAGGATAATCTATGTAGTCCCGCAACCACATTCTGAATATTTGCAACTTGGAAAAACTAGATATCAAATGTTGTGGGATTTTTCTGAGATTGAACATATAACTCAAGTCCAACATTTTTAGTTTTGTCAACGATTTCAATTCTATTGGCAGCTCTGATATACCAGTATCAGATAGATCAAGACATTCTAGTGAAGCCAATTGTGAAATTCCCTCCGGCAACGCTCGTAATTCAGGGTTTCTTGACAAATCCAAAACAGTTAGATGAGGTATAAATTGGAAGAAACCATTGCTGATCACTTTCAACTTATTTTGGCTAAGAAACATGGTTCGAAGGTTAGGGCATTTGGGTGTTTCTTTGATAACTTCAATCTTATTTTTCATCACTGACATTCTTTTTACACTTTCCCATGCCTTAACATCTGGTTCTTCAAATAACTGAGCCCctacttttacaaaaaaattattctcTATTGCTTCGAACTCGCGTGTAATCCAAAAAGCCATGTCACGTATCACATCATGCATCTTCACATAATCTTCTCCACGTCTTTCACCACTATGTTCCAATAAACAAGCATTCAGAAGAGAGCTCATAATTTCGTCACCTTGCATTTGAGCTTCACTAATGCTATCAAATTCATTCAATAGCCCTTCACAAAACCAATACTCCACTAATCTCCTTATAGGAATACAATAATCTTCAGGATACATACAACAATATAGGAGGCAATATTTCATTGTGACATTAGGCAAATTAtcataactaaattttaaaaggggaaatacctcattttccaattTTGGCAATGCACATTGCTTCAACATCTCAATTGCATATTTCCACTCCCCAAGTGTTCTCTTGCAAGCCATGGCACGACCGATTGTAATTAGTGCAAGAGGTAGTCCACCGCACCTTTCAGCTACTTGTTTAGCTAGGTTTAGAATATTTGGATGGCTGTTGAGAGTTTCATCTCCAACCTTGTCTCGGAACAATTCCCAAGCCTTCTCCGTTACGAGGCACTccactttgattttcttttgagCTTCCATTTCACCACATACCTCCAAAGACCGAGTAGGAAAAATAAGTTTGGAACCATTTTCTTGGCTTGGTTTTGGCATCCCAACTTGGTTCAAATCCACCCTTTTCTATAAATCATCCAATAATACAACAAATCTCTTATTACTCAAGATCCGATAGATATCTACAGCTTTCTGGTCAACACGTTTATTCTTCCAGGATCCATCCGAAAAACCAATATTCTCACCAATCCTGTCTTGAATCTTTCCAACATCGGAATCTTTAGACACCAACGCCCAGATAACAACTTCAAAATCATTGGGTGTGGTGCTGAACTTGTTGAGTTTGGTCAAGAGTGTTGCCTTGCCAACGCCCCCCAAGCCATAGAGGCCAATGATCCCCACATCTTTGTCCACGATGCAGCTCCATGCCTTTTGGATTGTGGATTCTAGAGCAATCGGCCGCTCTTAAGGTCTAACTacctgatacggggttgcgcgcggaccaagatcgagttgccaagtcacaagaaactcctacaaaaaccctaaacaatcagatccgaaacgaaacagaaaattaaaagattagattttgaatttccagatctgaaataaaatccccaaatcagcaaagaatcaaattaagaatagaaataagtgttagggttcctgaaaccctcaaggagattgcgattctgcccaattgaacaccaagatagttttccccaaatttcgacaatctaatttcacccaaaagagtatggaaaaaccctagaaattgggaatttttgggctgattccttaagatagaaaaggctgaaaacacaataagaacagaaaataaattagataatgattcagcacaagtagaaataaagaaagaattgacagtaagaaattaaaagataagtcctaagaagccttgaaatctcgaaagatctcacaactcccttcaaacggctctaatctcccctccaaagaatatcaatggcaagaagaaggttgaagatggctcccacaatcacaagattgttaaaacaacttctaaagaaaactcaagaaagaaatcttgaagaaaactcaaagaaaattctgctctcaacaaat comes from the Gossypium hirsutum isolate 1008001.06 chromosome A06, Gossypium_hirsutum_v2.1, whole genome shotgun sequence genome and includes:
- the LOC121230827 gene encoding disease resistance protein SUMM2-like; translated protein: MPKPSQENGSKLIFPTRSLEVCGEMEAQKKIKVECLVTEKAWELFRDKVGDETLNSHPNILNLAKQVAERCGGLPLALITIGRAMACKRTLGEWKYAIEMLKQCALPKLENEVFPLLKFSYDNLPNVTMKYCLLYCCMYPEDYCIPIRRLVEYWFCEGLLNEFDSISEAQMQGDEIMSSLLNACLLEHSGERRGEDYVKMHDVIRDMAFWITREFEAIENNFFVKVGAQLFEEPDVKAWESVKRMSVMKNKIEVIKETPKCPNLRTMFLSQNKLKVISNGFFQFIPHLTVLDLSRNPELRALPEGISQLASLECLDLSDTGISELPIELKSLTKLKMLDLSYMFNLRKIPQHLISSFSKLQIFRMWLRDYIDYPEDNVLNGGHEKLIEELKGLQRLNILWVQIKSLLCLENFLSFNLFRCSTQALLLTGFRELKVFNVLCLENLESLQTLHFISWGNMEEMKMEKLHTWVSSSTNYTSRFHTLSEVKIYYCNELRDVSWLILAPNLRTLSIIVCAKMEEILSERKLGEVTGLIGISYPKPFLKLETLDLGDLPKLKSIYWDALPFPCLKHLFINDCQKLKKLPLNLDSAKGNLITIKGRKDWWARVEWENAATGDAFLPSFKPFAE